Proteins from a genomic interval of Capsicum annuum cultivar UCD-10X-F1 chromosome 4, UCD10Xv1.1, whole genome shotgun sequence:
- the LOC107868142 gene encoding uncharacterized protein LOC107868142, which produces MKEDESIPLSTPTAAAYPLSNSILFGRGRYKFWALAAILLLAFWSMFTGTVTLRWSAGNLNTLSDIFDIPLSDDLDVLEMEEREKLVNHMWDVYTNSPRIRLPKFWQVAFEAAYEELNSDAAEVREAAISEISKMSLRLVHIELPPLHSLAVRELSQKLAENKQRTTTGSKL; this is translated from the exons ATGAAGGAAGACGAATCCATACCTTTATCTACACCAACGGCAGCAGCATATCCACTGTCGAATAGTATATTGTTCGGAAGAGGTCGGTACAAGTTTTGGGCATTGGCAGCTATACTTTTGTTAGCATTTTGGTCAATGTTTACTGGTACTGTTACTCTCCGTTGGTCTGCTGGAAATCTAAACACTCTCTCTGATATCTTCGATATTCCACTATCCGACGATCTTGATGTCCTC GAAATGGAGGAGAGGGAGAAGTTGGTGAATCATATGTGGGATGTGTATACCAATAGTCCTCGGATCAGATTGCCTAAGTTTTGGCAGGTGGCATTTGAGGCGGCTTATGAGGAGTTAAACAGTGATGCTGCTGAAGTTCGAGAGGCTGCTATCTCCGAGATCTCTAAGATGTCTCTACGATTAGTTCATATAGAGTTGCCACCTCTGCATTCGCTG GCAGTAAGAGAATTAAGTCAAAAACTAGCCGAGAACAAACAGAGGACCACAACAGGAAGTAAGTTATGA
- the LOC107869050 gene encoding heat shock-related 70 kDa protein 2-like, translating into MLFKSTEPVGKCLNEAKVDNVQIQEVILVSRSTRIPIIQHLLKDYFDEKKLYASINLNDDTACGTAVLDVILIGNGDENIQELLVVDVTLLDLGIETVGGTIMC; encoded by the coding sequence ATGTTGTTTAAGAGTACGGAGCCTGTGGGGAAGTGTTTGAATGAGGCCAAAGTAGATAATGTTCAAATACAGGAAGTGATTCTCGTTAGCAGATCAACTAGAATCCCAATAATTCAACATCTCTTGAAAGATTACTTCGATGAAAAGAAGCTCTATGCAAGTATAAATCTGAATGATGATACGGCTTGTGGTACAGCAGTTCTAGACGTAATCTTGATTGGTAATGGAGATGAAAATATTCAAGAATTGCTAGTGGTTGATGTCACCCTATTAGATCTTGGTATTGAAACTGTTGGTGGGACGATAATGTGTTAA
- the LOC107869049 gene encoding heat shock 70 kDa protein-like, with product MREFEISCQLKRLTGSNIAAIWEGIRKCIFVLLKQVANIFPQLIMTIEKHSFSGKADTGGKKANVVGMNTSVVPKIDVEFWREHKRDLIWNARALGRSRIACDRAKRTLRSTAQTTTEVDSLFKGIEFYAIITRSI from the coding sequence ATGAGGGAATTTGAGATTTCGTGTCAGTTAAAGAGACTAACTGGATCAAATATTGCTGCAATCTGGGAGGGAATCAGAAAATGCATTTTTGTGCTACTCAAGCAGGTTGCTAACATCTTTCCACAACTCATAATGACTATTGAGAAACATTCTTTTAGTGGTAAAGCTGATACTGGAGGCAAGAAAGCAAACGTTGTAGGCATGAATACTAGTGTTGTCCCAAAAATTGATGTTGAGTTTTGGAGAGAGCACAAAAGGGATTTAATTTGGAATGCTAGAGCTTTGGGAAGATCAAGAATTGCTTGTGATAGGGCTAAGAGAACTTTACGTTCTACTGCTCAAACCACTACTGAAGTGGATTCCTTGTTTAAGGGAATAGAATTTTATGCTATTATTACTCGATCGATTTGA